The following DNA comes from Lentibacillus sp. Marseille-P4043.
GCCCAATCGTTCGAATTGTTGAAGAAAAAAATACCCAACTTGTAACTCCGTATGAAATCGATTTAGCTTCCATTGTTAATGTTACGATTTCAGCTTGTCAGAAATAATATAAAATCGGGAATTCTAACCCCTCTAAAACAAGCATAAGTTGTTTTAGGGGGGTTTTCATATTGAGAAAACGACTAGCTTTTGGAAAGAGACGATCACCACCTCCAGTAAAAAACATTTTTGTTATCACCATGATTTTATTTGTGTTAATGATTTGGTTAAGTTTTGTAATAGTTGATAAAGGAATTAAACCAACATTAATGGATGTTGCAGAAACAAAAACAACTGAATTCGCCACAAGGGCGATAAATGCAGCTGTTAAATTTGCCGAGACCTATGAATTTCAAGATGTAACGGATGTTACGCAGAATGAAAATGGTGATATCACTTCCTGGAAATTTAATTCTGCTGCAGTCAATGAAATTAATCGTTATGCAACGGATCGAGTGGAGGAATTCTTTAAACGAATGAACAGTGGTGAAATACCACCGGAGGAGCAAGAAAATTTAAATCTAGACTATGGTGATACAGCTGAAGAAAAAAGTAACGAGGATCCAACTGTAGTAGAAATCCCTTTAGGTCAGGCAACAGGTAATACCATTTTTGCCAACTTAGGACCAAAAATCCCTGTTAATTTAGAACTCGTTGGTAATGTAAAGACCGACGTTGTTCATGATATAGAGGGATTTGGGATTAATAGTGCGCTAATTAAAGTATATATTCATGTAGAGGCAGAGGTCCAAATTGTTATACCGTTTTCAACTGGAGTAAAAGAAGTAAGTACAGATGTATATGCAACTTCAGGAGTAATTAATTTAGGTGTTCCAGATTTTTATGGTGAGGGAGGAAATAATAATCCATCCATATCAATCCCGAAAGATGACTTTGAAAAAGACTTGCAAGATGATAAATAGTTTAGTATAGTTAGGTTAATAATTAAATAATTTAACCTTATCAGATCGGTGAGGTAGAGGTGCAAATGAGATTAGTAATCAATCGGAGAATGACAACGATGATGATTGACAAAAGGATTGTTTGCCGAAGTGTAATAAGGGTCAGACTTATTATTGCTGGTGTATCTTTGAACAAAGGATATACTGTCATGCTTATCGGAATGCATGGAGAACTACTGATCGAAATGGAGGATAACGTATACTTTTTTTAGCAATGGTAGGTTATTTTCTATCGTTGCTTTTTTGTGTTTTTTGGCAAGGATTGTTTGCCAAATAGGACATGAAGCTAAGTTCCTCTTATTTTGTGGCGTATCTCTATGTACGAGTTATTATAAATGGAGGTAGCAATTATGGAAGGAACAATTTACTCATTAATTCCAGCACTACTTATGCTCGTTTTAGTCCTACTTACAAGAAAAGTTCTACTATCATTGGGTGTAGGAATTGTTGTTGGAGCATTATTTATTCATGATTTTAATATTATTGCTTCGATTGAAGAAATTTGGCAAACGTTTTATGCGATTTTTGTTGTAGATGGTTCGTTAAATGCCGGGAATATATTGTTATTATGTTTCTTGTTATTTTTAGGAATTATGACCGCTTTTTTAACAGCGTCTGGCGGCAGTCGGGCTTTTGGTGAATGGATGATTAAGCGTGTGAAAACAAGAACTGGCGCTCAAGTTATGACCGCTATCTTTGGAATTATTGTTTTTATTGATGATTATTTTAATGCATTAGCTGTCGGGCAAATTGCTCGGCCGTTAACAGATAGACACAAAGTATCACGAGCTAAATTGGCTTATTTTATCGATTCAACATCTGCTCCTGTAACCGTTATTTCTCCAATCTCCAGTTGGGGCGCTTATATCATCGGTTTACTAGGAAGTTTGTTGGCAGCAAATGAAATAACAGATATACAACCGTTAGAAGCCTTTGTGAAAATGATTCCGTATAATTTTTATGCATTAGCAGCACTACTTTTTGTATTTTTGACAGCATATATGAGAATCGATTTTGGCCCAATGCGTAAACATGAAAAACGTGCACTTGATACAGGAGAGGTTGTTAATCCAGACGTAAAAGTGCCTGGAGATTTGAAGGAAACATTTGAGCCACATAAAAACGGAAGAATATATCATTTGCTTGTCCCTATCCTTGTTTTGGTTGTGGCAACTGTTGGGATGATGATAATTACTGGAATACAGGCCAGTGATAATGCTACAATATTGACTATTTTTGCTAATACAAACGTTAACTTGTCCCTGTTTGTTGGTGGACTATTAGCAGTTGCAACTGCTTTAATCTTCCATATGCAGCAAAGTGAACCGCGAGCAAATTTGGTTAGCGTTATTTTGGAAGGAATAAAAACAATGCTTCCAGCTATTTATATCTTAATAATGGCTTGGATGATCGGTTCCGTAATTGGAACATTGGAAACAGGTGATTATTTGGCACAGCTTGTAAATGATGCTTCCATCAGTCCAACATTACTTCCGTTTTTATTCTTTATTATTTCTGGGTTTATGGCTTTAGCAACAGGTACTTCCTGGGGGACATTTGGCATTATGTTACCGATTGCTGCAGAGGTGGCTGTATTGACTGATGCAAATATGTTACTTCCAGCCTTAGCAGCCGTTCTAGCTGGATCTGTGTTTGGTGATCATTGTTCACCTATTTCGGATACAACGATTTTATCTTCAACAGGAGCGGGTGTGAATCATATTGACCACGTGTTAACGCAATTGCCATATGCACTGGTTGTTGCTATAGCTGCTAGTATAGGCTATTTACTTGTTGGATGGACGAATCAAATTTTGTTAGCATTATTAGCTACCATAATTGTCATCATTGCTATTGGATTACTTTTTCAATTTATGGCCAAAACCAAAGCTAACAATTAAGGAATAACCCCTTCATTCTATAAAGGATGAAGGGGTTA
Coding sequences within:
- a CDS encoding Na+/H+ antiporter NhaC family protein, which translates into the protein MEGTIYSLIPALLMLVLVLLTRKVLLSLGVGIVVGALFIHDFNIIASIEEIWQTFYAIFVVDGSLNAGNILLLCFLLFLGIMTAFLTASGGSRAFGEWMIKRVKTRTGAQVMTAIFGIIVFIDDYFNALAVGQIARPLTDRHKVSRAKLAYFIDSTSAPVTVISPISSWGAYIIGLLGSLLAANEITDIQPLEAFVKMIPYNFYALAALLFVFLTAYMRIDFGPMRKHEKRALDTGEVVNPDVKVPGDLKETFEPHKNGRIYHLLVPILVLVVATVGMMIITGIQASDNATILTIFANTNVNLSLFVGGLLAVATALIFHMQQSEPRANLVSVILEGIKTMLPAIYILIMAWMIGSVIGTLETGDYLAQLVNDASISPTLLPFLFFIISGFMALATGTSWGTFGIMLPIAAEVAVLTDANMLLPALAAVLAGSVFGDHCSPISDTTILSSTGAGVNHIDHVLTQLPYALVVAIAASIGYLLVGWTNQILLALLATIIVIIAIGLLFQFMAKTKANN
- the yunB gene encoding sporulation protein YunB produces the protein MRKRLAFGKRRSPPPVKNIFVITMILFVLMIWLSFVIVDKGIKPTLMDVAETKTTEFATRAINAAVKFAETYEFQDVTDVTQNENGDITSWKFNSAAVNEINRYATDRVEEFFKRMNSGEIPPEEQENLNLDYGDTAEEKSNEDPTVVEIPLGQATGNTIFANLGPKIPVNLELVGNVKTDVVHDIEGFGINSALIKVYIHVEAEVQIVIPFSTGVKEVSTDVYATSGVINLGVPDFYGEGGNNNPSISIPKDDFEKDLQDDK